A region of Carassius auratus strain Wakin chromosome 23, ASM336829v1, whole genome shotgun sequence DNA encodes the following proteins:
- the LOC113041342 gene encoding serine/threonine-protein kinase DCLK2-like isoform X1, giving the protein MSLSRSIELEHFDERDKARRSKRAAAGGSGSRASSLVPSPAHSANCSIYRTRTLQALSSEKRAKKVRFYRNGDRYFKGLVYAVSGDRFRSLDALLAELTRALADNLHLPQGVRNIYSADGARRITSLEDLEEGESYVCASNEPYRKVDYTKNSNPNWGSRLAGAGPGAGAGPGGGAGRTGGGAERQGPQRTPGESREAKDFIKPKLVTVIRSGVKPRKAVRILLNKKTAHSFDQVLADITEAIKLDSGVVKRLYTLDGKQLTSLQDFFGDDDVFIACGLEKFRYAQDDAAIGHAGKGAAAAFVNECKKSRPSVPPKMTKSSGVPRSKSPVSANEAPRSDSPPMRSSQSPCSPATQCSRKTSDHEASSSPTRDLHDEEVLSPEVNGNEVHSSVITEKYKVGKVIGDGNFAVVRECVDRSTGQEYALKIIDKAKCSGKEHLIANEVGILRRVHHPSIIMLIEELDTPTELYLVMELVKGGDLFDAITSSTKYTERDASAMLFNLTGALRYLHRMNIVHRDIKPENLLVCEYPDGTKSLKLGDFGLATEVKGPLYTVCGTPTYVAPEIIAESGYGLKVDIWAAGVITYILLCGFPPFRSEKNLQEELFEQILLGRLEFPSPYWDNISLSAKDLIGKMLQVNVGARYTADEVLEHPWVQDDAVMDTNMACEMEDVVESEHTHNNTAAEAEVDHQHVDDRWE; this is encoded by the exons ATGTCTCTCAGCAGAAGCATCGAGCTCGAGCACTTTGACGAGCGGGACAAGGCGCGCCGCTCCAAACGCGCCGCTGCCGGGGGGTCGGGCTCGCGCGCGAGCAGTCTGGTCCCGAGCCCCGCGCACAGCGCCAACTGCAGCATCTACCGCACGCGCACGCTGCAGGCGCTCAGCTCCGAGAAGCGCGCCAAGAAGGTCCGCTTCTACCGGAACGGAGACCGCTACTTCAAGGGTCTGGTGTACGCGGTGTCCGGAGACCGCTTCCGGTCCCTGGACGCGCTGCTGGCCGAGCTGACGCGCGCGCTCGCCGACAACCTGCACCTGCCGCAAGGTGTGCGCAACATCTACAGCGCGGACGGCGCGAGGAGGATCACGAGCCTCGAGGATCTCGAGGAAG GCGAGAGTTATGTCTGCGCCTCAAACGAGCCCTACAGGAAGGTGGACTACACCAAGAACAGCAACCCTAACTGGGGCTCACGGCTGGCGGGGGCGGGGCCCGGCGCGGGGGCGGGGCCTGGGGGCGGAGCTGGACGCACAGGGGGCGGAGCCGAGCGTCAGGGGCCTCAGCGCACACCTGGAGAGTCGAGGGAGGCCAAAGACTTCATCAAACCCAAACTGGTGACGGTGATCCGGAGCGGGGTGAAGCCCAGGAAGGCCGTGAGGATCCTGCTGAATAAGAAGACAGCACACTCGTTCGATCAGGTGCTCGCAGACATCACCGAAGCCATCAAACTGGACTCCGGCGTCGTGAAGAGACTCTACACGCTGGACGGGAAACAG ttgacAAGTCTGCAGGATTTCTTCGGTGATGATGATGTTTTCATTGCGTGTGGATTGGAGAAGTTTCGTTACGCTCAGGATGACGCTGCTATCGGACACGCGGGGAAGGGTGCCGCGGCTGCGTTTGTCAATG AGTGTAAGAAATCACGGCCGTCTGTCCCACCCAAGATGACCAAGAGCTCCGGAGTCCCGCGCTCAAAATCACCTGTATCag CCAATGAGGCTCCGAGGAGCGACTCTCCACCGATGAGGTCATCGCAGTCGCCCTGCAGCCCTGCAACTCAATGCAGCCggaag ACGTCCGATCATGAAGCGTCTTCATCCCCGACCAGAGACCTCCACGATGAGGAGGTCCTCAGTCCAgagg tgaatggaaaTGAAGTTCATTCGTCTGTCATCACTGAGAAGTATAAAGTGGGGAAGGTGATCGGCGATGGAAACTTCGCTGTGGTCCGAGAGTGTGTGGACAG GTCTACAGGACAGGAATATGCGCTGAAGATCATTGACAAGGCCAAGTGCAGCGGAAAG GAGCACCTGATAGCCAATGAGGTGGGGATATTGCGCAGGGTTCATCACCCCAGCATCATCATGCTAATAGAGGAGCTGGACACGCCCACTGAACTGTACCTGGTGATGGAGCTGGTGAAG GGCGGTGATCTCTTTGATGCCATCACTTCCTCCACGAAGTACACAGAGCGAGACGCCAGTGCCATGCTGTTCAACCTGACCGGAGCACTGCGATACCTGCACAGAATGAACATCGTACACCGAGACATCAAACCAGAGAACCTGCTG gtgtgtgaGTATCCAGATGGCACCAAGTCTCTGAAGCTGGGTGATTTTGGGCTGGCGACAGAGGTAAAGGGACCGCTGTACACCGTCTGCGGGACGCCGACTTACGTCGCACCGGAGATCATCGCAGAGAGCGG GTACGGGCTGAAGGTGGACATCTGGGCTGCGGGTGTGATCACATACATCCTGCTGTGTGGCTTTCCTCCGTTCAGGAGCGAGAAGAACCTGCAGGAGGAGCTGTTTGAGCAGATCTTACTGGGCAGACTGGAGTTTCCCTCGCCGTACTGGGACAACATCAGCCTCTCGGCTAAA GATTTAATTGGTAAGATGCTGCAAGTGAATGTTGGTGCTCGCTACACGGCTGACGAGGTGCTGGAACACCCCTGGGTGCAG GACGATGCTGTGATGGACACGAACATGGCGTGTGAGATGGAAGATGTTGTTgaatcagaacacacacacaacaacacagcAGCAGAGGCCGAG GTGGATCATCAACATG TAGATGACCGCTGGGAGTAG
- the LOC113041342 gene encoding serine/threonine-protein kinase DCLK2-like isoform X2: MSLSRSIELEHFDERDKARRSKRAAAGGSGSRASSLVPSPAHSANCSIYRTRTLQALSSEKRAKKVRFYRNGDRYFKGLVYAVSGDRFRSLDALLAELTRALADNLHLPQGVRNIYSADGARRITSLEDLEEGESYVCASNEPYRKVDYTKNSNPNWGSRLAGAGPGAGAGPGGGAGRTGGGAERQGPQRTPGESREAKDFIKPKLVTVIRSGVKPRKAVRILLNKKTAHSFDQVLADITEAIKLDSGVVKRLYTLDGKQLTSLQDFFGDDDVFIACGLEKFRYAQDDAAIGHAGKGAAAAFVNECKKSRPSVPPKMTKSSGVPRSKSPVSANEAPRSDSPPMRSSQSPCSPATQCSRKTSDHEASSSPTRDLHDEEVLSPEVNGNEVHSSVITEKYKVGKVIGDGNFAVVRECVDRSTGQEYALKIIDKAKCSGKEHLIANEVGILRRVHHPSIIMLIEELDTPTELYLVMELVKGGDLFDAITSSTKYTERDASAMLFNLTGALRYLHRMNIVHRDIKPENLLVCEYPDGTKSLKLGDFGLATEVKGPLYTVCGTPTYVAPEIIAESGYGLKVDIWAAGVITYILLCGFPPFRSEKNLQEELFEQILLGRLEFPSPYWDNISLSAKDLIGKMLQVNVGARYTADEVLEHPWVQDDAVMDTNMACEMEDVVESEHTHNNTAAEAEVDHQHDDRWE; the protein is encoded by the exons ATGTCTCTCAGCAGAAGCATCGAGCTCGAGCACTTTGACGAGCGGGACAAGGCGCGCCGCTCCAAACGCGCCGCTGCCGGGGGGTCGGGCTCGCGCGCGAGCAGTCTGGTCCCGAGCCCCGCGCACAGCGCCAACTGCAGCATCTACCGCACGCGCACGCTGCAGGCGCTCAGCTCCGAGAAGCGCGCCAAGAAGGTCCGCTTCTACCGGAACGGAGACCGCTACTTCAAGGGTCTGGTGTACGCGGTGTCCGGAGACCGCTTCCGGTCCCTGGACGCGCTGCTGGCCGAGCTGACGCGCGCGCTCGCCGACAACCTGCACCTGCCGCAAGGTGTGCGCAACATCTACAGCGCGGACGGCGCGAGGAGGATCACGAGCCTCGAGGATCTCGAGGAAG GCGAGAGTTATGTCTGCGCCTCAAACGAGCCCTACAGGAAGGTGGACTACACCAAGAACAGCAACCCTAACTGGGGCTCACGGCTGGCGGGGGCGGGGCCCGGCGCGGGGGCGGGGCCTGGGGGCGGAGCTGGACGCACAGGGGGCGGAGCCGAGCGTCAGGGGCCTCAGCGCACACCTGGAGAGTCGAGGGAGGCCAAAGACTTCATCAAACCCAAACTGGTGACGGTGATCCGGAGCGGGGTGAAGCCCAGGAAGGCCGTGAGGATCCTGCTGAATAAGAAGACAGCACACTCGTTCGATCAGGTGCTCGCAGACATCACCGAAGCCATCAAACTGGACTCCGGCGTCGTGAAGAGACTCTACACGCTGGACGGGAAACAG ttgacAAGTCTGCAGGATTTCTTCGGTGATGATGATGTTTTCATTGCGTGTGGATTGGAGAAGTTTCGTTACGCTCAGGATGACGCTGCTATCGGACACGCGGGGAAGGGTGCCGCGGCTGCGTTTGTCAATG AGTGTAAGAAATCACGGCCGTCTGTCCCACCCAAGATGACCAAGAGCTCCGGAGTCCCGCGCTCAAAATCACCTGTATCag CCAATGAGGCTCCGAGGAGCGACTCTCCACCGATGAGGTCATCGCAGTCGCCCTGCAGCCCTGCAACTCAATGCAGCCggaag ACGTCCGATCATGAAGCGTCTTCATCCCCGACCAGAGACCTCCACGATGAGGAGGTCCTCAGTCCAgagg tgaatggaaaTGAAGTTCATTCGTCTGTCATCACTGAGAAGTATAAAGTGGGGAAGGTGATCGGCGATGGAAACTTCGCTGTGGTCCGAGAGTGTGTGGACAG GTCTACAGGACAGGAATATGCGCTGAAGATCATTGACAAGGCCAAGTGCAGCGGAAAG GAGCACCTGATAGCCAATGAGGTGGGGATATTGCGCAGGGTTCATCACCCCAGCATCATCATGCTAATAGAGGAGCTGGACACGCCCACTGAACTGTACCTGGTGATGGAGCTGGTGAAG GGCGGTGATCTCTTTGATGCCATCACTTCCTCCACGAAGTACACAGAGCGAGACGCCAGTGCCATGCTGTTCAACCTGACCGGAGCACTGCGATACCTGCACAGAATGAACATCGTACACCGAGACATCAAACCAGAGAACCTGCTG gtgtgtgaGTATCCAGATGGCACCAAGTCTCTGAAGCTGGGTGATTTTGGGCTGGCGACAGAGGTAAAGGGACCGCTGTACACCGTCTGCGGGACGCCGACTTACGTCGCACCGGAGATCATCGCAGAGAGCGG GTACGGGCTGAAGGTGGACATCTGGGCTGCGGGTGTGATCACATACATCCTGCTGTGTGGCTTTCCTCCGTTCAGGAGCGAGAAGAACCTGCAGGAGGAGCTGTTTGAGCAGATCTTACTGGGCAGACTGGAGTTTCCCTCGCCGTACTGGGACAACATCAGCCTCTCGGCTAAA GATTTAATTGGTAAGATGCTGCAAGTGAATGTTGGTGCTCGCTACACGGCTGACGAGGTGCTGGAACACCCCTGGGTGCAG GACGATGCTGTGATGGACACGAACATGGCGTGTGAGATGGAAGATGTTGTTgaatcagaacacacacacaacaacacagcAGCAGAGGCCGAG GTGGATCATCAACATG ATGACCGCTGGGAGTAG